The following are encoded together in the Peromyscus leucopus breed LL Stock chromosome 1, UCI_PerLeu_2.1, whole genome shotgun sequence genome:
- the Tmem80 gene encoding transmembrane protein 80, whose product MAAVRPGRGSFKVLSSVPLQMLFHVSGLYYALYFLATFLMIAYKSQVFSYPCNYLVLDLVLLLLMGILEVARLYLGTKGNLTEAEVPLAASLAFTALSGLLSVHFLLWQTLVLWMDSVLSTILLVLHGLEAGLQVVVIADFIR is encoded by the exons ATGGCGGCCGTGCGGCCAG GGAGAGGCTCCTTCAAGGTG CTCTCGTCAGTTCCTCTTCAGATGCTGTTTCACGTCAGTGGGCTGTACTATGCCCTGTACTTCCTAGCTACATTCCTGATGATTGCATATAAAA GTCAGGTTTTCAGCTATCCTTGTAACTATCTGGTCCTGGATCTGGTCCTCTTGCTTCTGATGGGGATTCTCGAGGTAGCTCGACTATACCTAG GCACGAAAGGCAACCTGACCGAGGCTGAAGTGccgctggctgccagcctggcaTTCACAGCACTCAGTGGCCTCCTTTCTGTTCACTTCCTGCTCTGGCAGACCTTGGTACTGTGGATGGACTCGGTCCTCAGCACCATTCTCCTGGTGCTGCATGGGCTGGAGGCTGGCTTGCAGGTGGTGGTCATTGCTGACTTCATCAGGTAG